ATTCGGTCTCAGAGCCATAAACCAGAACTAATTGTACATTGGAGTTTAAaattcttatttttgttttctgctgtATAGAGCACCAGATGTTTTTGAGCTATTAACAGGTCTTTGCCAAGCAACACTAGCTGCTTGCTGCAACACTAGTGATGcgtacacattaatgcatcaataattataattcaataatataaaaatatgtatgaTTCTGAAATAGGCTTTTCAGTTTAAcgagtacttttttttaactttaaagctGTGGTAGGCAATTGTTTTTGGCGTTTGGCATAAATGCCAAAATAATCTACCATCATTTTATAATTCAAATGGTCTAACACTTCTGCATCTCCCCTTGGCTCTGTTTTTACGGCCTTAGAAAATCTAGCCCGTGACGAGAGacttggccaatcacaggtcattttagAGAGAGAGCGCGCTCCCCTTGGTCGACACTACTTCAAATGCTGCTTGCTTTCCacccactgcagctttaagtaTACTTTAATGCTAGcacttttgtactttatttaAAGGTAGTTTGTCAAAATCCCATCCAGACCTTTCTGCCACACCAATATCACCTCTATGTAAAATATTACCCAAAAGGTTCCATTTTAATCCATCTAGTCAGCAGTATTAAATTATTACTTTGTGTCTTACCATGCAATGATTTAAAGTATAAGGTAGatgattattatattttatatactgtatacatatatatgcttatttttacaggacagatgacaacatgaaaggggagagagagagagagagaatgacatgctgcaaagggctgcaggtcggagtcgaattatgctgcgtcaaggagtaaacctctatatttgTACGCCCACTTTACCAACTAAGCTAACCCAGCcacaatattattttattttgtttttgtctacaaatcccatgaaaagacaaaaGCCAACCATTCACTGACAAGCATTTCCTGTGTAACCAATGCCTGATATAGATTACTCCATAGACCTCCATTGTtatccaaaatgtaattaaaatacatCAATGAGCCAAACAGTTGACATCTTCTTTTATGACAATGAACATGGGCACTGTAGGAGTCTGTCTCCTAAACGGCGTCCAGTTGCTGTAAATACAAATACCAATTGTGTATTCAtccacagctgaaaatagtccaacaaattctatttttttttctccatttaaacCTTTTGTAGCAATGAATGGTGTTGGGGATAAGGACTGAAGGAAGGGAAACAATGTTGGAAAGAACTGAGAGATCcgctgttgtatttttttcaagggatttgttaacaataacaaaattaCAAAGTAGCACCCTCCATTTTCATGTTTCGAAAGACATTTAAGTTTTACTCACTTGTTCTCGCTGGCTGCTTTGTTCAGTCGACTAAACACGTCATGGAAGAGAATGCAGCTGGACTTGCTGTTAATATCATAACCAAAGGCTCTTTTCCAGaattgtttcaggtcatttgCATATTCCAAAACCTGTCAAATCAGACGAATCACTGAGAGTCTGGATGTCAGGGGGGCTTCATGTGAGGACTAAAAAAGATGTCTTTTGTTATGTGAGGTAACATTTCCGCCCTCCTGAGTGTTAGGTCAGTTTGTAACACAAGACACAAAACACTCTTTGTGACATGAATAATGCCAAAAAGGTTTCTCAATGAATGCTTTGGCAAAGCAAAGCAAGTACTACCTACTACTTTTTTGTAGAAACTTGTTTTTAGAAACTAGTCTTTCTCTAACTTGAACTTCCAAAcgtttcttccttttttatttactgtacttaCTGTTAATTCAACAGAGATGATACAGATTAAAGAGGAAGAAGTAATGCAACAGAGATCATATAGAGTTTTAAGCAGAAGGTAATTTAGAGCAGGCGTTTAAATTCATGTTCAAACAAACAGATTAAACATATTAAAGATATTTGATTACTCTTTGCATGATTTGAGGGTCTTAAACTGATGGGGGTGtacttaaaaaacaattagGTTTGTCAGTTTGCTTTATCctagttttttcttcttaaatctAGTTATTTATAGTATTCCTATCTAGGTTTTCTGTTTCTTGTGGACTTGCTAGGAATACATTTAAGCAAACTTTCAAGAAAAACTACACATCGTGATGAAAAAGGCCCATACTTAAATAAACTTCACAGTCTAATCCATACTGATAAATGCAGAAGAGTAACTTAACTTAAACAAGCACATCAGGTTACTGACCCATAAACATCTCATCAAACGTAGATGATGGATTCTCACCTGCATGCTTTTACCCAGCACATTAAAACCACAATCACTGAATAGCTTACGACCGTACCTGTGCATCGACCTCATCAAAAAGCTGACACCAAGGGGAGTTCACAGTCTTGATGGCAAACTCATAAGCGCACAAATAAAATGCAGCTTCGGCCATATCTGCAAAAGAAAGGTTTCAATTAAATGTTGATAGGTAGTGAAATCCGACAAGCCAGGCAGTCAATACAACAATCAAAAGCACTGGGACGTAAAACATttgatagcaaaaaaaaaaaagcactgagACGTGACCCAAATTATCCTAAACACCATGGTGCATGTTACTTAATTACTGCTCCACTTTAAGGTCTCTGGCACTTTTTTAAGTCAACAAATGAGATCAATACTGTTTAGAGTTCAATATAGTGGAGCGTCAATACTTTCAAGTTAAAAAACAGCTCCACCTACTGTTCAAATATACAAACTGTGGAAAATGACCAATAGGATGTTCAGCACTTTATCTCCCCAAATAAACTTCGTGATTTTTGTGTTTACAATGGCATAGATGCATTTGAGcagttttttaaacactttgttTAAGTCGGCCGAAAGTGTCTAACAATTTCCTGGAAATCAAGTGATATACAGTGTATCTGTGAATTGATTGGGAGGTTCCTATAAAGCATTGTGTCATTTGGTACTAATTATTGGGAAAATGCCTGGAGACCTTGTTCAAATGGGACACTTTCGATTCATTATTTCTAATGAATTGCAAGTGTGACTTTGAAAGTATTTAATCAATACATTGCAGATCAGCTATGTATCGGTCAGGTTGTGAAGTTTGTTGATAGGCAAGCATACAGTTAAACATGTATGGAAAGTAAAGTTTTTATTAAGacattaattattaaatattaatgaattTGAATGAGGCAGTTTTAAGGAAAAATACTCAGAACTTTGCATTTCTTTCTATTTAACCCATAAAAAGTATAGTTTTCCAACAAAACATTGCTTAAGAAATTAGaatataacagaaaataaataaataaatattcacacAGCACACTAAATAGCAAAGTATCAGACAAATCTGACCATCCCTGTATATAACTTAGTTATACCAGTGGTGGTATAACTAAGTTCTATATTTACTCAACATTGTACTTGAGTGTAGGTTTAAGATACCTTTACTTTACTTACGTATTCACGTTTTACCTTACTTTCTagtccactacatttatttgacagctgtaATTACTTTGATTTACTGTTACAGTAAATGCTACTTACACATCAACgcaatagtaataataatccCAAAAATAATGTACAATGATATAGATCTGTGAAAATGTTAAATTCCATTTTGTGATAACTGAACAAAGCCTCTTTCATCTGTTTTAATGTGTATCATCAATTGTACACTGTTTTCCTCCCTGAAGATTTACCTGCAGGAACCTAACTTTAACCAATCCTCCTTTAATATGGTGCCCCTAGTCTCGCCAGTCCTTCATCCaaagcgctgcagaggagggtctgacgAGCCCACATaaccgggatgggagaaaaaggtgctttggtttattggcatttctttaaatgtatcacatttgtcttgggcggcgctaagcgctGAAGTGAGCAGCAGTACCGCTggaaaatagcctctggaaagAACTTGTTTGGTTGGAACATGTGTaaattcaaaggttgttttagtcgtgctaCAGAAATCTGAGATTAaaccgatagtctagctagctgactCAAATTTACCctgcagttaaccatagtcctcataaatcaaaggtttaaaatgccaacacaaagaaagcggaaggtaacagaTATCGGGCTGAAATGAAAAACATCCTGCGTAATTTCCTGGCGGCACCTGAACGTCCTGGAAGTAGAACGTTGTGGACGTAGACTATGGTGCCCTTATCTTATTTATCTACTCTCACGTCATCAAATATACAAACCCCAAAACAATTGGGATAGGATTGTTTCTTAACAAGCACCAAAACTGGATTACCAGCCAGGAAATGGGGGCAATTATTCTGGGGCCACCAAAAGTCCAAGCTTCACTGTGTGtccattttctttaaatgttttaatttaattacttATATGTTTGGGAAATTGCAACACTAAAGTGCAATATCAACTGGGTCTTGCATTATTATGTAATATGGTGGCCCTTTACAAGGGGCCCTGTGTCTAAATCTAGTTCGAACACTGTTATGAAACAGTTCAATCACAACTGCTTTGTGGTTTGTATCCGATCATCTGTAAGCAGTTCCAAGCGCTTGAAGCAGTGTTCAGTTCCCACTGATAACCAACAATCGCTCCATTCACGTCGATGAAGTGAAAGtagatggataaaaaaaaaggcttcacGCAGATAAATCTTCAGGAAGGAAAACTGTTACAATTTACGAAACAAAGTCATAATaccaattaaaataaacaacttaTTATTTTGATGATCTTCCTGATATAAAAACGTTGTGTTTCCGTAAAGGAGACTTGTCATTACAGTTTTATCAAATTACTATAAATCAGTTGACATACAGAAAACATAGCATACATTTGGTGGAAAATACTTCAACTGGATGTAACACTCCAAATGCATTTGGCTTTTACCTGTAAAGGTGCAGTGTTAAAATgatataatgtatttttttttctacttaaaTAAAGGATCTGAATGCTTCCTCCACCACTCACCATCTGTGATGTTACTGTAGGGGACTCTAAGGCGGTCTGCAATCTTCTGCGTGACCCTCCTCATCTCTGGTCCCTCCTTGAACTTGTCCACCTCTGACAGAGCTGATGGGTTGTTTTCAACTTCCTGCACAAACCTGGTGCACTGGTCAAAAAACCTCATGAGAGCGTCATTCACTGCGTGGTCAAACTCCTTATCTGGGCAGAAAAAAAGGTTGTAATACAAAAAGGTCTATAGGAGGTAAATCAAAAGATTTTTCCCTCATTGAATTGGAAGGGAAGATATCGGGTGTGATGTTGATAAAAAACGTggccagacagagaggagattgGATGACCCATGAGGTTGATACATTAGCagcatacagtatgttcttGGTTCTTGCCcattttgtacagtatgttctgataatattgcatatttttctttacaaGCTGTCTTTATGTATTTGCAGATGGCTGGTGTGTTAGCAACTGGACAATATTACATAGTGGGTAACTATCATAGTTACACTGTCATACACACATGTCTGCATTTTGACTGTCTAAGCAATGACAAAGGAACCTTTTTTTTGGTggtaatgatttatttattaatggaATTATTTACATTTGAGGGAGTTATCACCTTTTGCACATTAAATTGGGCCTACAGTAACTtgtagggtggcctaaagcatttaaaaatactttttttgcaaagaatactaagctattaaattAGCCTAATCATttttggcatgattttataaatcatgtgtGATGGTAAACATAGATAcagcacagtgaatccttataTGAACTGTGTATGTGGatggccttagtgactaccttccCTATGGGCCAGTTAGCAGTGGGTATTTATGTACGTATGTAAAAATATGTTAGATCCATGTTAAGACTTTTGAAGACTTTTTAATTCCTGAAAACCTTTCAAAAATAATTTGGAGCCCCCCTCCTGCAATGACTCTGTGGcccccctaaccctgacccctgTTGTAGATCCCTGACACAGTGTAGCCTAATGTGCTGAAGGTAAAACGTGGTGTGATCATTGTAGGCTAGGCCTGCTTGAGTTTTGAAAATTGTAAGTTTGTTTTAGTAAATGTGACAAATCGATTGAGAAAACTGTAATATTTGTTCTGATCATCGTGGTCATACCTGTAATAGCCCACAGCTCTGTCAGTCCTGCCTTGAAGGACAGAGTGCTGTTGACACACCTGTGCTTGGAGCTGGTTATGAATTTGATGAATCCACCTCTGAGCTTCTCCTCTGAAATCAGTGAGGGNNNNNNNNNNTGACAGCCTGATGGCCAGATGCTTGTGATCGTTCACGCCTTTCTGGACCAGTCGACCGTCCATGTCCTCAGAGTACCACATCGTCCACTGAGTCTGGATTTCACGCAGCCAGCTCTCTTTGCCCGAGGCTCTGCTCTTGACCAGCTCGTACAGCTTCTTCatcttgttgacatttttgctcGTCGGGTACCTCGTGCCGTGTCTTATTATGGCGGTCGCATGGATTTCGCGACATTGTGCAGATGGAGGCTGTAAAATAGATCTGTTTACAGCAAGTATGTCCTCTATGAGATACGGGTTTACTTCCTCGTACCTCCCTTTCGTGCTGAAGTATTTGGCGATTGCTGGAATGTTTGGGTTCCCCCCATGACTCACATCGTTACGAAAACAGCAGCAAACGCCAGTTAAGATAGTGAACTGAACAACAGTTTTCCAAAATGCGATCGGCATGATGTAGCCTAATAGCTTGTTTGAATGGCCGTGTGCATCCCTACTTACCCTCAAAACTGAGTGACGTTGGATGTGGGACTGTCCAATCAACCCGTTACACAGAGTACACAGAGCTTACATAATGGGCTATGATGGACATTGGCCACTTGTAATCACAACTGTCTGCTTGTACTTTACTCAGTGGTGGTGGAGTTAAGTCTAAGTTCTCAGATGTCAGAACATAGCCAATACCACAGTGAAGAAAGGTAGAAATACTCTTGTTACAAGGAAAAATCTTGCACACAAAAGTAGTAGTAAAATGTAGGTTACTCAAAAGTTGGCTACTATACAGCGCACCACATGCCCCATTTTAgaacaatattatattattgaattgaattattgtGATTTAATTATGAATTAATATTGTTAATACAATAATGTGTAGGCTACATTAGCCTATTCTAATGTTTCAACTGGTTTAGTTCTTTTCTACTGTAGGTCTATATTGCCTACTGCTGGGTGCCTTGTGTATTTCACAGAGGGATCAATAATGTCTTATATTTATCCATtagaatacatttatttattgattctatttttttgcattacTAATCCTTATCTGCAATGTAAATTATTAAAtacatgtagtggagtaaaaggcCCAATACTTCCCATTAAATTGTAGTGttgtaaaagtataaagttTCAGAAAATGGAAAGTAAATTATAAGTAGGCCTACctcaaaaaaattgaaagcCACACcccagacaaaaaaaacccaataaaaacattgttgatAACATTCAGATTTAGATTTATTGTCCCAGAAGGAtatttgttttcacaggctgTACACATAGCAACACATAGCAACATACAGATATTAACATAGCGACATATAGATATATGTACACAGCCACAAATCCTATGTATAGTCAGTACACAAAATCTCAATGAAGGCATTCATCATCCCAGCTCACAACAGTGTATGCGAGGCCGATTGTTCAGGGCTGCTATTGAGGAGGGGACAAATCTCCTGCTGAAACAAGCTCTTCTCTGTTTAAAGGGTCCTGTATCTCCGGCCAGATGGAATAGAAGTAATGTCTTAAGTGAGGGGCTGATCAGTGTCATAAGTGCTAGATGTGTGACAGCTCTGAAGTTCACATTTGAGGGATTGGGATTGGGCAGGCAGATGATTTTAGAGACAGTGAGTGTGATGCTGCTAAATTAGTTTTTGCTGAAGCTGGTTAACATGGTAAAGAAGCAGGGAACGCTACAGCAGGATGGGCTGGAACAGGGGAGGGGCAATAGACAGTGCTCTGAGTGCATGTATGGCATTGGTTTCTTTGCTGGGATTGTTTATGAATGTCAGTGATGTGTTGATCAAAACTGAGTTGATTGTCTATGATGAGTCCGAGAGATTTGAAGCTGTGTTTCCAAAAACATGTTAGTACCTCCTGAAAATGTTTAAGTGTaagaaatccatatttaaaATTTCCAAAGCCGAGCATCTATCAAAATGCTCATTCAACCAATAACATATTTATGGTAGGTGCGCAAATAAAAGAGAATAAAGCCACTCTNNNNNNNNNNCAAAGTCACAGCCTTGGAGCAGCTCCCTGTAGTGATCTTTGACGTCTTGATAGAGCGGCATGGAGGCCTGTTGGTCAGTCAAACCGGGGAAAGTCACAGGCTTCTCGTTGAGCAGTGGCTGCAGCCTCAGGTCGCCTCCCCCACAGTTGTATAGCACCAGGACCAAGTTAGCTGCATAGGGTAACATGTGGCTGGTGCGGAAGGAGCGTTGGGTCTGTGTGTCGTAGTTGGTGGAAGTCAAGGCATCACTGTCCTTGAAGAAGCCCAGGAGGGTGAGCAGTGGCAGGAGGGTGTCTGCATGGCCGACCTGGACTGTCACGGCTTCAGTCACCTGCTGGCCTGACCTAACATAAACGACAAATGGGGGTTCAGAATTTAACATAGTTTCTGCTGTGAATGAGCTGTATTTCAAAAGTGAAGAGTTAAgtgtaaataaaacacaatagaaGGCAAAAACCTGCTACAAAAGAGAATGTGCAATTACCAAGTAATGTCTGGGTTATTAGACAAATGTTTACGCCACAGTTCTAATCTCTAACTATATTTGTCTAAGGACACATTTTAAACCTTCATACTTGCAACTAAGAGGTATGACACAGACTGGTCTTTGTGTACTTTAAGTCTTCGGCATGTACAACCTACATATTCGGACTACACGCAATTTAAAGCTCACTTACTTGTTCTCGCTGGCTGCCTTGTTCAGCCGGTTAAACACATCATGGAAGAGATTACAGCTGGACTTGCTGTTGATATCATACCCATAGCCTCTTTTCCAAAATTCTGTCAGGTCACTCGCATATTCCATAATCTGTTGATGCAGTTGCAGATATTTCAAATGTAACCTGTATGTCGGTGGCCTTTACACAAAGACTTTCAGAAGAAGAGTTTCTCAATACAGCAATTTTGCGTTCTGTGAGATTTCAAGCTGCGTGTTAGGTCGGCTTGTAACACAAGACATAAAACACTTTCTTGAACACGTAATGCCATAGGggtttatatttttttgcacCTTCCCTTCCTTCTGCAACACTGAGACTTTCCCTTTTGAATCTTTTGAATCTTGAATGAATGGTGTAGCAAAACAGAGAAGGCAATGCTTCAtgatctttctttttaataataatgtaattatatatactttattaatcccacaaggggaattTACAATACAATTTACACTACTTACAGGCCTAAATTACGCCCACACCTGCTCAGTACTTATACATGCAccaaatggagaaatgtcagagggagggggctgcccatggaaaaccacctgagcagttgggggttcagtgccttgctcaagagcNNNNNNNNNNtgcccaggaggtgaagtggcacctctccagctaccagcccATCACCATACATTTGGTCTGTATGGGggcttgaaccagcgaccctctggttcctaACCCAACTCCCCACAGACTgtgctactgccacccccaaagtTCTTAAACCCCCATATTTATGAGTGTATACTCCATAGAAACAAGCAATGGGATACATAAATGATTTTTCTATTGTTGTTGTTAAGGGCGCTGTGTTCCTCTGACCTAGATTAGAGagggctgtttgtttttttgtcctttttctgttGGATTTAATAGTTTAGATTTAATATAGTTCTGTGCGCCTGGTCGAACTAAGTGCCTTTCTGGTTGGCTCAAAGTCCCCGTCTGATCAGCTGAGGGGCCTTTGTTTTAACTCCAAAACTAAACCCTTACACTAACCTTGTGTACAATAGAGGTGCTGCTTTTTTCTCCTCCTGCCACTGtttctttttccctctgttAAGTCCTAGGAGACGTGCTTGTAATAAATTTAAACAGTATTTGCTTATGTGGGAAAACATCCTGTTCTACACTTGGTGATGAAGAGCTCTATGAATAAATGAACTTACGACGGTGAGAAATAGTACATAAATTGGCTGCCAAAGTTGCAGAATATAGACATTTTTGGAATTTTGAATTGTAGGGCTGTTTCAACAGTGTCTAACACACATTTTGATATGTTTCTGTAGAAAAAGCACCGGTGTGAATAATACATTACTGGTGGATGAACTGTCATTCTGTTATGACTTATTAGGATAAATAGAACAGAGCCATAAATAAATTtacttaaaacaaacaaacttgcTGCCACAtgacatttacatactgtacagttgACCTGCTCATACCTTTGCATCATCCTCATCGAAGAGTTGACACCAAGGGGAGTTCACTGCCTTGATCGCAAATTCATAAGCACACAGGTAAAATGCAGCCTCAGTCATATCTGCGATGAGAGGTTGGTATAAAATGTTCAGTTGTGAAAGTATGCAGGAAATGCAGCCATTTAAAAAGCTGAGATGACAGAAAAGtgaccacaccacacaaagaaaaaaaactacagttgCTCAAAAAGTTGTGTCTTTATCTTAAAACTAAATCCCTAGATAAGCACTTCATTATTGCACCTTTTCAAAGCCTATTATACTACAGTAATTAAAGGCCTCAGCTCTTCCAAATTAGTAAACTGCTCCACCGAGTGTGAATTATGATCCTTGCGATGTTCTGCACACGCCCCAACTCTGACTACTTTACAGTTTgggtttttaatttaatgataCATAGCTGATACAGTAAGTAGTATGAAGTGGGTCTATAGTCTGTTTTAGGCTGTGACACATGCTTAATTCTGCAAATGTAAAAGCCTTGGATTAAAGGCAAACTTATTTAAGAATCAATAATTAATCTTTTCATAAACCTGTAATATACCCGGGAcacgtacagtacagtatgcagTCTGGATCagtcgtttaaaaaaaaaaaaaaacagtgaatggGAAAACTGTGAGCATAGATAATTTAGAGCTATGATTGTACTTTGACAGAATGTACACAACACACTCAAGAGTGTAAAAAGGCTTCTGCAGATATGACCTTGTGTGATGTTACTGTAGGGGACTCTAAGGCGGTCTGCAATCTTCTCCCTGACCCTCCTCATCTCTGGTCCTTGCTTGAACTTGTCCACCTCTGACAGAGCTGATGGGTTGTTTTCAACTTCCTGCACAAACCTGGTGCACTGGTCAAAAAACCTCATGAGAGCATCATTCACTACATGGTCAAACTCCTTATCTGGGCAGAAAAAGGTTATATTAGTCATAGGAGGTTAATCATAATATATTTGTTCTGATCATCGTGGTCATACCTGTAATAGCCCACAGCTCTGTCAGTCCTGCCTTGAAGGACAGAGTGCTGTTGACACACCTGTGCTTGGAGCTGGTTATGAATTTGATGAATCCACCTCTGAGCTTCTCCTCTGAAATCAGTGAGGGGAACAGCTTTGACAGCCTGATGGCCAGATGCTTGAGATCGATCACGCCTTTCTGGACTAGTCGACCGTCCATGTCCTCAGTGTACCACATTGTCCACTGAGTCTGGATTTCATGCAGCCAGCTCTCCTGGCCTGAGGCATTGTGTAGGACAATGTTGTAGAGCTGCTTCATCTCTTTGACGTTTTTGATTGTTGGGTACCTTGTGCCATGTCTTATTATTGCAGTCAGGTGAATTTCTTGACAATTTGCAGATGGAGGCTGTAAAATAGATCTGTTTACTGCAAGTATGTCCTTTATTAGATGCAGGTTTACTTCTTCGTACCTCCCTTTTGTGTTGAAATATTTGGCGATCGCTGGTTTATCCAAATTGTCCACATAATTATGACAGCAGGAGATGATGAGGACATTAGAGAAAGTGAATTTCCAAAGAAAAGTCAGCATGCTGCACCCAGAGAGACTCTCAAAAAGCAGCTGTCCCCAACAATtttccaaactcaaaacatctGTGTGACAGTGTCACAAATGGGACAGAGCAGAGTCCACTACAGTTTGTTGACCCCATTTTCTTCACAGCACCTCCTAAAAAGTGTAAACTAAACACGTTCTTACACAATAGCCATTGATTAACatcttcaaaagaaaaatggaaaatgtttagAATGGAAAATAACACAGAAGTGTCAGATTATCAAGATATCTTGTGTAACATGATCCAGTTTGCACTATAACATTGGATCCTTTATCGGAGCATACATCTCAACATTGGATAGGCAGACAGAAATACCCAAGGAATCACATCCCAATCACTGGcagttacaacacacacaacacattcacTTCCTgggaattgtgttttttaaagcgcccatattatgctcattttcaggttcataNNNNNNNNNNgaggttgtaccagaatagttttacatggtttcattttcaataaacaccatatttttgctgtactgcacattgctgcagatcctcttttcaccctgtgtgtttaggccTCCaatttagctacagagtgagacatcttacttgTTTACTATCTGTTCCGGAGGACTGTGGATCACCGAAGCTGGGATGGGGCTGGGACGCAGCCGTTCCACAGTCCATGGAAATAcgcacattgactttaatggaaacctaatgactctgcCGCTGTTccggagcggatccgcagccgtGACGTATCCAATGGAAATTGGGGGTAAGGGCTCCAAAGAATTTCTAATAAGGGAAGAACGTCCACTCTCTCAATACTtctgaactggttgcagttccaccagagttccactTGGGGCGCTCACGCGCTTGTGGGGAATGAATGGGACATTTCAAagggtggaaattgggggttagtCTCGAGactaacccccaatttccaccagATGCGTAACATCTGCGATTCGGGTTTGCTGCGTGACGGCTCCGTGCTCCACCGTCTGTCAATACCCACAAGGTCcagatttgttgcggaacggctgcggccatgattgacagctgaatTCTCGAGGAACCActagatctcgcaaattcatgtagaatagaaccacaaaaacaacaacagcttgTTTCCATTCGCCGTGAgcacggtctattttatttttgaaacattAATGCCACTTTGAGCATTTAAAGACTcaatttgtccattgtttattcctaaagaaacacgacaatgtataaaaggctccattaccttgtacctcatgTTATGTAGAAGACGTTTTTATataaataggctaacgattgtgtcataacaacTCAATTTGCTgttgcatagtcgacaaatcaccgtattgccaggagaagcacgcagacagtttggacttccattagctgaTTAGGTTTAAtcactaatgttaactagc
This window of the Etheostoma spectabile isolate EspeVRDwgs_2016 chromosome 17, UIUC_Espe_1.0, whole genome shotgun sequence genome carries:
- the minpp1a gene encoding LOW QUALITY PROTEIN: multiple inositol polyphosphate phosphatase 1a (The sequence of the model RefSeq protein was modified relative to this genomic sequence to represent the inferred CDS: deleted 1 base in 1 codon) codes for the protein MPIAFWKTVVQFTILTGVCCCFRNDVSHGGNPNIPAIAKYFSTKGRYEEVNPYLIEDILAVNRSILQPPSAQCREIHATAIIRHGTRYPTSKNVNKMKKLYELVKSRASGKESWLREIQTQWTMWYSEDMDGRLVQKGVNDHKHLAIRLSXXXPSLISEEKLRGGFIKFITSSKHRCVNSTLSFKAGLTELWAITDKEFDHAVNDALMRFFDQCTRFVQEVENNPSALSEVDKFKEGPEMRRVTQKIADRLRVPYSNITDDMAEAAFYLCAYEFAIKTVNSPWCQLFDEVDAQVLEYANDLKQFWKRAFGYDINSKSSCILFHDVFSRLNKAASENKSGQQVTEAVTVQVGHAETLLPLLTLLGFFKDSDALTSTNYDTQTQRSFRTSHMLPYAANLVLVLYDCGGGDLRLQPLLNEKPVTFPGLTDQQASMPLYQDVKDHYRELLQGCDFETECQLFKSPA
- the LOC116705334 gene encoding multiple inositol polyphosphate phosphatase 1 (The sequence of the model RefSeq protein was modified relative to this genomic sequence to represent the inferred CDS: added 35 bases not found in genome assembly), which translates into the protein MLTFLWKFTFSNVLIISCCHNYVDNLDKPAIAKYFNTKGRYEEVNLHLIKDILAVNRSILQPPSANCQEIHLTAIIRHGTRYPTIKNVKEMKQLYNIVLHNASGQESWLHEIQTQWTMWYTEDMDGRLVQKGVIDLKHLAIRLSKLFPSLISEEKLRGGFIKFITSSKHRCVNSTLSFKAGLTELWAITDKEFDHVVNDALMRFFDQCTRFVQEVENNPSALSEVDKFKQGPEMRRVREKIADRLRVPYSNITQDMTEAAFYLCAYEFAIKAVNSPWCQLFDEDDAKIMEYASDLTEFWKRGYGYDINSKSSCNLFHDVFNRLNKAASENKSGQQVTEAVTVQVGHADTLLPLLTLLGFFKDSDALTSTNYDTQTQRSFRTSHMLPYAANLVLVLYNCGGGDLRLQPLLNEKPVTFPGLTDQQASMPLYQDVKDHYRELLQGCDFETECQLFKSPA